The Lachnospiraceae bacterium oral taxon 500 genome window below encodes:
- a CDS encoding carbohydrate ABC transporter permease — protein MKKQFSGEKIFQIFDITLMCIFMVLVLIPVFTVLMTSFVSEAEIAQRGTFIIIPQKFDFSAYKMLLASGKNILRAYGNTLFRVLIGTFLNLLFTITLAYGLSRKNLKGRNLFTAFVFFTMFFSGGLIPTFILVKSLNLLDSRWSMIFPGLINTWNLLIMRNFFYAIPKSLEEAAIIDGANDMQILTKVVLPLSKASIATIGLFYAVAHWNAWFDAMLYINKTSLLPMQNILRNIITAASNIGDLGAEAYNSLDVIPPSQSIRAATIVITTLPILTVYPFIQKYFVKGVMVGSIKG, from the coding sequence ATGAAAAAACAATTTTCCGGCGAAAAAATTTTTCAGATCTTTGACATTACTTTAATGTGTATCTTTATGGTTCTTGTCCTGATCCCGGTGTTTACGGTTTTAATGACTTCCTTTGTCAGTGAAGCCGAGATTGCTCAGCGCGGCACTTTTATTATCATTCCGCAAAAGTTTGATTTTTCTGCGTATAAAATGTTGCTTGCCAGCGGCAAAAATATTTTACGTGCTTACGGCAATACCCTTTTTCGGGTATTAATTGGTACTTTTTTAAACTTATTATTTACCATTACGCTGGCTTATGGTCTATCCCGAAAAAACTTAAAAGGCCGCAATCTGTTTACTGCCTTTGTCTTTTTTACTATGTTTTTCTCCGGTGGCCTGATTCCGACTTTTATTCTGGTTAAATCTTTAAATTTGCTCGATTCCCGCTGGTCCATGATTTTTCCTGGTTTGATCAATACCTGGAATCTGTTGATTATGCGTAATTTCTTTTATGCTATCCCCAAAAGCCTAGAAGAAGCCGCTATTATTGATGGGGCTAATGATATGCAAATTTTAACTAAAGTAGTTCTGCCACTGTCCAAAGCCTCCATTGCCACAATTGGGCTTTTCTATGCCGTTGCTCACTGGAATGCATGGTTTGATGCCATGCTTTATATCAATAAAACGTCCTTATTGCCCATGCAAAATATTTTACGCAATATTATTACTGCCGCCTCTAATATTGGTGATTTGGGCGCAGAAGCCTACAATTCCCTTGATGTCATTCCGCCTTCTCAATCCATTCGGGCAGCCACCATTGTCATTACCACCCTGCCAATTTTAACAGTTTATCCATTTATTCAAAAATACTTTGTTAAAGGGGTTATGGTTGGTTCCATTAAAGGATAG
- a CDS encoding carbohydrate ABC transporter permease produces the protein MNKRKIKASTLLAYAFLLILTVFILYPILYVVLGSFKTNQELVLGGARLFPEVFIIDNYIEAWQLANFARYTLNSIFISTMVMLGILLLSSMAGYCFARKDFPLKNVIYGLLIAFMFVNIGSVSLRPLFELTIHFNLHTSLWSVILICIGMSQATNIFLVRGYMNTLPKELDEAAAIDGCSFFGIYYRIILPLLKPVMATIALLSFREAWNEYILPLVFTINDPNKRPLTVGVISLKNVSDGAAAWNIMFAGSTMSIMPIIILFLLTSRYFMSGMTVGAVKG, from the coding sequence ATGAACAAACGAAAAATAAAAGCTTCAACCCTATTGGCCTATGCTTTTCTTCTCATTCTGACGGTTTTTATTCTCTATCCTATTTTATATGTTGTTTTAGGCTCTTTCAAAACCAATCAGGAACTGGTGCTGGGCGGCGCCAGACTGTTCCCGGAAGTCTTTATTATCGATAATTATATTGAGGCCTGGCAGCTGGCTAACTTTGCCCGCTATACTTTAAACAGCATCTTTATCAGTACCATGGTCATGCTCGGTATTCTGCTGCTTTCCAGTATGGCCGGCTACTGCTTTGCCCGCAAGGATTTTCCGCTGAAAAATGTGATCTACGGTCTGCTGATTGCCTTTATGTTTGTCAATATCGGCAGCGTCAGCCTGCGGCCGCTGTTTGAGCTGACAATCCATTTTAATCTCCACACTTCGCTCTGGTCGGTTATTTTGATTTGCATCGGCATGTCGCAGGCGACCAATATTTTCCTGGTTCGGGGCTATATGAATACGCTGCCCAAGGAATTAGATGAAGCTGCCGCCATCGACGGCTGTAGTTTTTTCGGCATTTACTACCGGATTATTCTGCCTCTCTTAAAGCCGGTTATGGCAACAATTGCCTTGCTCTCCTTCCGGGAAGCTTGGAACGAATACATTCTGCCGCTGGTCTTTACCATCAACGACCCGAATAAGCGGCCTTTAACGGTCGGCGTTATTTCCCTGAAGAACGTTTCCGACGGCGCCGCCGCCTGGAATATTATGTTTGCCGGCTCAACCATGTCAATTATGCCGATTATTATACTCTTTTTGCTGACTAGCCGGTATTTTATGTCCGGCATGACGGTCGGCGCTGTCAAAGGCTGA
- a CDS encoding sugar ABC transporter permease: MTSKKKSSLRTSAHKDRFTVWLMLSPTIFLFLVVSVYPFIWISKYIFYDYNGFVEYFIGLDNIKRLFSDKLFDVSILHTLEYAFFKLITIIPLALIVSVLLNQKLRGKNFFRTVFFIPTVISAAVASLVFYFVYSPYNGILNGTLKALHITNMKIDWLGNPGLVMLSIIFVAIWGGLGNYMVLFLAGLQSIPDSIYESSKIDGTNKLQDFFYITIPMLQPMLKVILMLAITTALKDYQSIMVLTGGGPAGRSQVMFLYVYQLMFGNENGDGAVQIGYGSTVGLASSIIIAIITVIYLRVSKKMDEAY; encoded by the coding sequence ATGACTTCCAAGAAAAAAAGCTCTCTCCGAACCAGCGCCCATAAAGATCGGTTCACTGTCTGGCTGATGCTCAGCCCGACAATTTTTCTGTTTTTAGTAGTATCGGTGTATCCCTTTATTTGGATCAGTAAATATATTTTCTATGATTACAACGGCTTCGTTGAATATTTTATCGGTTTGGATAACATCAAACGGTTATTTTCAGATAAATTATTTGACGTCAGTATTCTGCATACCTTGGAATACGCTTTTTTTAAACTGATTACCATTATTCCTCTGGCCCTGATTGTATCGGTTCTGCTCAATCAAAAGCTACGCGGCAAAAACTTTTTCCGGACGGTCTTTTTTATCCCGACTGTTATCAGCGCCGCCGTGGCCAGTTTGGTCTTTTACTTTGTGTACAGCCCCTACAACGGTATTTTAAACGGAACGCTGAAAGCACTGCATATCACTAATATGAAAATTGACTGGCTGGGCAATCCCGGTCTGGTTATGTTGTCAATTATCTTCGTGGCAATCTGGGGCGGGCTTGGTAATTATATGGTGCTTTTTTTAGCCGGTCTGCAATCCATTCCCGACAGTATTTATGAAAGCTCCAAAATCGACGGCACCAATAAGCTGCAGGATTTTTTCTATATCACCATCCCTATGCTTCAGCCCATGCTGAAAGTCATCCTGATGCTAGCCATCACCACTGCGCTGAAGGACTATCAGAGCATTATGGTTCTGACCGGCGGCGGTCCGGCCGGACGCAGTCAGGTTATGTTTTTATACGTTTATCAACTGATGTTCGGCAATGAAAACGGCGACGGCGCGGTACAGATCGGCTACGGCTCAACTGTCGGTCTGGCATCTTCAATCATTATCGCCATTATCACTGTAATTTACCTGCGCGTCAGCAAAAAAATGGACGAAGCATATTAG
- a CDS encoding ABC transporter substrate-binding protein: MKKSVSFIISLLLVLTMTLSACGNKEAAPQNQTKTDNQNTAEQSAKETPTVKDGEAVKVLVWSNNRHDSEYTLKKIAEFNEAHKGQIEIEYVIQTDNYTNMITMAAKSNQAPDVFSISGVTGGYDLRSYAEAKIVRPINEFLDADPDFRKFTNVDNYKMEGVNVLGSDVYWFPRTLRSGNRLIYNVPLLEEAGVTPPKTVPEMVAAAKKITEAGKGEKFGCVVPGQSAAIGRMIIPIAEISGIQYYDYKNGKYDFSGYKPVLEAFKQMFADGSMLPGCASMKVDPTRAQFSAGNVGFYGNASQEVGVLTTQFPAQMEWKAAELPSLTGEIKGALSATPFDGLALSASCKHPQEAFEVIRWFSSEDFMVEYVENGLALSITQDIMSKVDMSKIGKLQEFLPISYEGVYPMPPAVTPQGKEWKDALWETVIPQGTDIDQTIEEMNKIYNEALDRDVKAGKIKRLVIKDFDPMKPLAGTLEYLSE, translated from the coding sequence ATGAAAAAATCTGTATCATTTATCATTTCACTGCTGTTGGTCTTAACCATGACTCTCAGCGCCTGCGGCAATAAAGAAGCAGCTCCGCAAAACCAAACAAAAACAGACAATCAAAATACGGCGGAACAGTCGGCCAAAGAAACCCCGACTGTCAAGGACGGCGAAGCCGTTAAAGTTCTGGTTTGGAGTAATAACCGTCATGATTCGGAATACACCCTGAAAAAGATTGCCGAATTCAATGAAGCCCATAAGGGACAAATCGAGATTGAATATGTTATTCAAACCGACAACTACACCAATATGATCACCATGGCCGCCAAATCCAATCAGGCACCTGATGTTTTCAGTATCAGCGGTGTCACCGGCGGTTATGACCTGCGTTCCTACGCCGAAGCTAAAATCGTTCGGCCGATTAACGAGTTTTTAGACGCTGATCCCGATTTCCGCAAGTTTACCAATGTCGATAACTATAAAATGGAAGGCGTTAATGTGCTAGGCTCCGATGTCTACTGGTTCCCGCGCACACTGCGCAGCGGCAACCGGCTAATTTACAATGTGCCGCTGCTGGAAGAAGCCGGTGTTACCCCGCCTAAGACGGTACCGGAAATGGTCGCAGCCGCTAAAAAAATCACCGAAGCCGGCAAAGGCGAAAAGTTTGGCTGCGTTGTGCCCGGACAATCCGCCGCCATCGGCCGAATGATTATTCCGATTGCTGAAATCAGCGGCATCCAATATTATGATTATAAGAACGGTAAATATGATTTCAGCGGCTACAAGCCGGTACTGGAAGCCTTTAAGCAAATGTTTGCCGATGGCAGCATGCTGCCCGGCTGTGCCAGCATGAAGGTTGACCCGACCAGAGCTCAGTTTTCAGCCGGAAACGTCGGTTTTTACGGCAACGCTTCTCAGGAAGTCGGTGTTTTGACTACTCAATTCCCGGCACAAATGGAATGGAAAGCCGCTGAACTGCCGTCACTGACCGGAGAAATTAAAGGTGCTTTATCCGCAACTCCGTTTGATGGTTTGGCTTTGAGTGCCAGTTGCAAGCATCCGCAGGAAGCCTTTGAAGTCATCCGCTGGTTCAGCAGTGAAGATTTTATGGTTGAGTATGTCGAAAACGGTTTGGCTTTGTCCATCACTCAAGATATCATGAGCAAGGTTGATATGAGCAAAATCGGTAAGCTTCAGGAATTCCTGCCCATCAGCTACGAAGGTGTTTATCCGATGCCGCCGGCTGTTACCCCGCAAGGCAAAGAATGGAAAGATGCACTGTGGGAAACTGTTATTCCGCAAGGTACCGATATTGATCAAACCATTGAAGAAATGAACAAGATCTACAACGAAGCACTTGATCGCGATGTCAAAGCCGGAAAAATCAAACGTTTGGTGATTAAGGACTTTGATCCGATGAAACCGTTGGCCGGAACTTTGGAATATTTATCCGAATAA
- a CDS encoding ABC transporter permease, producing the protein MRRKKKTTENKVFDAVVYFLLIGLGLLTITPFLQVITISLSPQEELAKYGMHIFPKQITLAGYERVLSYAPIWLAYLNTIIRTVSGTTLSICTLLLGAYALSKPYFPHRRFWTLFIVFTMYFSGGLIPRYILVNNVLKMGNSMFALIIPGLASGFNLIIMRNFFSNISLSYEEAAKIDGASHFQILRQVYLPLSKPIIATVSLWVGVGHWNEWFDSMLYIRDEKKQVLQFVLRKLLLEGTSIEEEMAAGTQIFVNSDTMKMAALILSIIPVLMIYPFLQKHFVQGLKLGGVKE; encoded by the coding sequence ATGCGAAGAAAAAAGAAGACAACTGAAAATAAAGTTTTTGATGCGGTAGTCTATTTCCTGCTGATCGGACTGGGCCTCCTTACGATTACGCCCTTTTTGCAGGTAATCACCATTTCCCTCAGTCCACAGGAAGAATTGGCCAAATACGGAATGCACATTTTCCCGAAGCAAATTACCTTGGCCGGCTATGAACGGGTGCTGTCCTATGCTCCCATCTGGCTGGCATATCTAAATACCATTATCCGGACCGTCAGCGGCACGACTTTAAGTATTTGTACCTTGCTTTTGGGTGCTTATGCCCTATCCAAGCCCTATTTCCCGCACCGTCGGTTTTGGACGCTGTTTATTGTCTTCACCATGTATTTCAGCGGCGGCCTGATTCCCCGCTATATTTTGGTGAATAATGTTCTGAAAATGGGAAATTCGATGTTTGCTTTGATTATTCCGGGCTTAGCCAGCGGATTTAACTTGATCATTATGCGAAACTTTTTCAGCAATATTTCCCTCTCCTATGAAGAAGCGGCTAAAATCGACGGCGCTTCTCACTTTCAGATTTTGCGCCAGGTTTATCTGCCCCTGTCTAAACCGATTATCGCTACGGTTTCTTTATGGGTCGGCGTTGGACATTGGAACGAATGGTTTGATTCTATGCTTTATATTCGGGATGAAAAGAAACAGGTGCTCCAGTTTGTGCTCCGGAAACTACTGTTAGAGGGCACTTCGATTGAAGAAGAAATGGCCGCCGGCACACAAATTTTTGTGAACTCCGACACCATGAAAATGGCTGCACTGATTCTTTCGATTATTCCGGTACTGATGATTTATCCTTTCCTGCAAAAGCATTTCGTTCAAGGCTTAAAGCTGGGCGGCGTAAAAGAGTAA
- a CDS encoding protein lplB — MEKASEIYLKQKQKRTTWQDYKKHKSLILMALPLLIYFAIFHYGPIYGLLIAFKDFYPTKGILASDWVGLEHFKTMFQGLYFWPVLKNTIINSSYNLIFGFPAPILLAILLNEVSSRRFKKVIQTVTYFPHFISWVVLAGIVYEMLSPSRGPINILLSWLGFEPIFFVANVRWFRTVLVGSNIWKEIGWGSIIYLAAITNIDPTLYEVAKIDGANRLQRIFYITLPGIANVVVIMLIFAVGKIINDNFDQIFNLMNNQVMQVADVISTYTYREGIKEMNYGYATAVGLFKNTISFIFVMGANWLAQKMGQETLF, encoded by the coding sequence ATGGAAAAAGCAAGTGAAATTTATCTGAAACAAAAACAAAAAAGAACAACCTGGCAGGATTACAAAAAACATAAATCGCTGATCTTGATGGCACTGCCCTTATTGATTTATTTTGCCATATTTCATTATGGACCGATTTATGGGCTGTTGATTGCCTTTAAGGATTTTTATCCGACGAAAGGAATTTTGGCCAGCGATTGGGTGGGCCTGGAGCATTTTAAGACGATGTTTCAAGGACTTTATTTCTGGCCGGTGTTAAAAAACACTATAATCAACAGCAGCTATAACCTGATTTTCGGCTTTCCCGCTCCGATTCTTTTAGCCATCCTGTTAAATGAAGTTTCCAGTCGCCGCTTTAAAAAGGTGATTCAAACAGTTACTTATTTTCCGCATTTTATTTCGTGGGTTGTACTGGCCGGTATTGTTTATGAAATGCTTTCGCCTTCGCGCGGGCCGATCAATATCTTATTGTCGTGGCTGGGTTTTGAGCCTATCTTTTTTGTGGCCAATGTCAGATGGTTCCGGACGGTACTGGTCGGCTCCAATATCTGGAAAGAAATCGGCTGGGGTTCTATCATCTATTTAGCGGCAATTACCAATATTGACCCGACTTTATATGAAGTGGCTAAAATCGACGGCGCTAACCGCCTGCAGCGGATTTTTTACATCACTCTGCCGGGCATTGCCAATGTCGTTGTGATCATGCTGATTTTTGCAGTCGGTAAGATTATCAATGACAACTTCGACCAAATTTTTAACCTGATGAACAATCAAGTAATGCAGGTGGCCGATGTGATCAGTACTTATACCTATCGTGAAGGCATCAAGGAAATGAACTACGGTTATGCGACAGCAGTTGGTTTATTTAAAAATACCATTTCCTTTATCTTTGTAATGGGTGCCAACTGGCTGGCTCAAAAGATGGGTCAGGAAACCCTGTTTTAA
- the rny gene encoding ribonuclease Y: MPQEALYGIAAVAILLVSCYISYRAGENHRKKVAEAQYGGAEQKARTIVDEAIKEAETVKREAGLAVKEETFKLKNELEQEVKERRNELSRLEKRVLQKEEALDKKAADFERKEQSVADKENSLKKAKQEVEELKAQHLSELEKISSLSTEQAKEYLLQLVREDVQHESAIIIKEFEAKVKEESNKRAKEILSTAVQRCASDYVAESTVSVVNLPNDEMKGRIIGREGRNIRALETLTGVDFIIDDTPEAVILSGFDPMRREIARIALEKLIVDGRIHPARIEEMVEKAKKEVDESIREAGENAIMDTGVHGLHQDLVKILGRMKYRTSYGQNVLKHSIEVSILCGLIANELGADVKLAKRAGLLHDIGKAIDHETEGSHVEIGVNLCKKYKENKIVINAVQAHHNDVEPETDIAVIVQAADTISAARPGARRETLESYVTRLTKLEEIADSFDGVEKSFAIQAGREVRVMVVPERISDDKMVLLSREVAKRIEEELDYPGQIKINVIRETRAVHYAK; this comes from the coding sequence ATGCCACAAGAAGCATTGTACGGCATAGCAGCAGTTGCAATTCTTCTCGTAAGTTGTTATATTTCATATAGGGCGGGGGAAAATCACCGCAAAAAGGTAGCCGAAGCTCAGTACGGCGGCGCAGAACAAAAAGCGCGGACAATCGTTGATGAAGCGATTAAGGAAGCGGAAACTGTGAAGCGGGAAGCAGGACTGGCGGTCAAAGAGGAAACCTTTAAACTGAAAAATGAATTAGAACAAGAAGTGAAAGAACGACGGAATGAGCTGTCCCGGCTGGAAAAACGCGTTCTTCAAAAGGAAGAAGCCTTGGATAAGAAAGCGGCGGATTTTGAACGGAAGGAACAATCCGTAGCCGACAAGGAGAATTCCCTGAAGAAAGCGAAGCAGGAAGTGGAAGAGCTCAAAGCACAACACCTGTCAGAGCTGGAGAAAATCTCCAGTTTATCTACGGAACAGGCCAAAGAATATCTTCTCCAGTTAGTTCGGGAAGATGTTCAGCATGAATCAGCAATTATTATCAAAGAGTTTGAAGCCAAAGTTAAGGAAGAATCAAACAAAAGAGCCAAAGAAATCCTGTCGACAGCCGTTCAGCGCTGTGCATCGGATTATGTGGCCGAGTCCACGGTGTCGGTAGTTAATTTGCCGAATGATGAAATGAAAGGCCGGATTATCGGGCGGGAAGGCCGGAATATCCGGGCGCTTGAAACTTTGACCGGCGTAGACTTTATCATTGACGATACACCGGAAGCCGTTATTTTATCCGGCTTTGATCCGATGCGGCGGGAAATTGCCAGAATTGCTCTGGAAAAGCTGATCGTTGACGGTCGGATTCATCCGGCGCGGATTGAGGAAATGGTAGAGAAGGCCAAAAAGGAAGTCGATGAATCCATTCGCGAGGCCGGAGAGAATGCCATTATGGATACGGGTGTTCATGGACTGCACCAGGATTTAGTTAAGATCTTGGGTCGAATGAAATACCGGACCAGCTATGGTCAAAACGTTCTCAAACATTCGATTGAGGTTTCGATTTTATGCGGCCTCATTGCCAATGAATTGGGTGCGGACGTGAAATTGGCCAAGAGAGCGGGACTTCTGCATGACATCGGCAAGGCGATTGACCATGAAACGGAAGGCTCGCATGTCGAGATCGGGGTAAATCTTTGTAAGAAATACAAAGAAAATAAGATTGTTATCAATGCCGTTCAGGCGCATCATAATGATGTCGAGCCGGAAACGGATATTGCGGTAATCGTTCAGGCGGCCGATACCATCAGTGCCGCTCGCCCCGGAGCCAGACGGGAAACTTTGGAATCTTATGTCACCAGGTTGACGAAACTGGAAGAAATTGCTGACAGCTTTGACGGCGTGGAGAAATCCTTTGCCATTCAGGCCGGTAGAGAAGTCCGAGTTATGGTAGTACCGGAGAGAATATCGGACGATAAGATGGTGTTGCTATCACGAGAAGTTGCAAAACGAATTGAAGAAGAACTTGATTATCCGGGACAAATCAAGATCAATGTCATTCGGGAAACAAGAGCTGTTCACTATGCCAAGTGA
- a CDS encoding aminopeptidase, whose protein sequence is MNKGAVMEDLKKLKNYAKLAVEIGANLQKGQPAMIISLVETADFARMLAECAYEAGASNVIIYWRDEKLARLKLQYESKETLAEVPAWQKLLEDTYVEKDACFIYVSAEDPCALQGLDMEKVTIYKNAMNQVAEKRREALMNSENTWTIVSVPSQAWAEQVFAPETGKKAMELLWDAIFKVTRMNEADPIQAWRQHIRTLGQKADELNTHNFKYLRYKSSNGTDLTIELPEGHIWLAAAEKSRKGIDFVANMPTEEVFTLPRRDGVNGIVYSSKPLVYLGNVIDEFYIEFKDGAVARYDAKVGREVLKSLIEADEGSNRLGEVALVPYDSPISNSNILFYNTLYDENASCHLALGKAYPTTVKGGDGADEEQLKALGANVSAEHSDFMVGTKDLEIVGETHDGRLIPVFKNGNWA, encoded by the coding sequence ATGAATAAAGGAGCAGTTATGGAAGATTTAAAAAAATTAAAAAATTATGCGAAATTAGCAGTTGAAATCGGAGCCAATCTGCAAAAGGGGCAGCCAGCGATGATTATATCATTAGTGGAAACAGCCGATTTTGCCCGGATGCTGGCGGAATGTGCCTATGAGGCCGGAGCCAGTAATGTAATAATTTATTGGCGGGATGAAAAGCTGGCCAGATTAAAGCTGCAATACGAAAGCAAGGAAACACTGGCCGAAGTGCCGGCCTGGCAGAAGCTGCTAGAAGATACCTATGTTGAAAAGGATGCCTGCTTTATTTATGTTTCAGCGGAAGATCCTTGTGCTTTGCAGGGACTGGATATGGAAAAGGTGACGATTTATAAAAATGCGATGAATCAGGTAGCGGAAAAACGGCGGGAAGCGCTGATGAACAGTGAAAATACCTGGACGATTGTGTCAGTGCCAAGTCAGGCCTGGGCAGAGCAAGTGTTTGCGCCGGAAACCGGCAAAAAGGCAATGGAACTTTTGTGGGATGCGATTTTCAAGGTAACGCGTATGAATGAGGCCGATCCGATTCAGGCATGGCGGCAGCATATCCGGACTTTAGGCCAAAAGGCAGATGAGTTAAATACCCATAATTTTAAATATTTGCGCTATAAAAGCAGTAATGGCACCGATTTGACGATCGAGCTGCCGGAGGGGCATATTTGGCTGGCAGCGGCTGAAAAGAGCCGGAAAGGAATCGATTTTGTGGCCAATATGCCGACCGAAGAAGTCTTTACCCTGCCAAGGCGTGACGGTGTCAACGGGATTGTGTACAGCTCCAAGCCGCTGGTTTATTTGGGCAATGTGATTGATGAGTTTTATATTGAGTTTAAGGACGGAGCGGTTGCCCGATACGATGCCAAGGTCGGCAGAGAGGTTTTAAAATCGCTGATCGAGGCTGATGAAGGCTCGAACCGGCTGGGCGAAGTAGCGCTGGTGCCCTATGATTCGCCAATCAGCAACAGCAATATCTTGTTTTATAATACTTTATACGATGAAAATGCATCCTGCCATTTGGCTTTGGGCAAAGCCTATCCGACTACGGTCAAGGGCGGCGACGGAGCGGACGAAGAACAGCTGAAAGCGCTGGGCGCGAATGTATCGGCGGAACATTCGGATTTTATGGTGGGAACCAAGGATTTGGAAATTGTCGGTGAAACGCATGACGGCCGATTGATTCCGGTTTTTAAAAACGGCAATTGGGCCTGA
- a CDS encoding xanthine phosphoribosyltransferase translates to MKLLKDRIREEAKIVSSEVIRVDSFINHQLDVDFLELLAQEFYARFKDKKITKILTIEASGIAIAVLAARYFKVPVVFAKKTASRNLDKETYRSKIYSFTKQKEYDIQVGAEYLNAEDTVLILDDFLANGKAALGLADIIEQAGAKVGGFGFVIEKSFQEGGKTLRQMGFAVESLAIIREIKDNKIVFEEVE, encoded by the coding sequence ATGAAGCTATTAAAAGACCGAATTCGGGAAGAAGCGAAAATTGTATCTTCGGAAGTTATACGGGTAGATTCCTTTATCAATCATCAGTTGGACGTTGATTTTTTGGAGCTGTTGGCGCAGGAGTTTTACGCCCGTTTTAAGGATAAAAAAATTACCAAAATTCTGACGATCGAAGCTTCCGGCATTGCGATCGCAGTACTGGCGGCCCGTTATTTTAAGGTGCCGGTTGTTTTTGCCAAAAAAACAGCCTCCCGCAATTTGGATAAGGAAACCTACCGCAGCAAAATCTATTCCTTTACCAAGCAAAAAGAGTATGATATTCAGGTCGGAGCCGAATATTTAAATGCTGAAGATACCGTCCTGATTTTGGATGATTTTCTGGCTAACGGCAAGGCGGCACTGGGGCTGGCAGATATTATTGAGCAGGCCGGTGCGAAGGTCGGCGGTTTTGGCTTTGTGATTGAAAAAAGCTTTCAGGAGGGCGGCAAAACCTTAAGACAAATGGGTTTTGCGGTGGAATCTCTGGCAATAATCCGGGAAATAAAAGATAATAAGATTGTTTTTGAAGAAGTGGAATAA
- a CDS encoding aldoketomutase, with amino-acid sequence MDFNNLIPELSVFDIVQTKNFYEELGFKIEYERQEKKFVFMSFQGSQLMFEQIHDEGWNTGELVYPLGRGINFSIAVDDIEKLYSLVKSKQLEIYKELVRSVYRVNEIEEIQMEFLIQDPNGYLLRFTN; translated from the coding sequence ATGGATTTTAACAATTTGATTCCTGAATTATCAGTTTTTGATATTGTTCAGACTAAAAATTTTTATGAAGAATTAGGATTTAAAATAGAGTACGAACGACAGGAAAAGAAATTTGTGTTTATGTCTTTTCAAGGCAGTCAGCTTATGTTTGAACAAATTCACGATGAGGGGTGGAACACAGGGGAATTAGTTTATCCTTTAGGAAGAGGAATAAATTTTTCAATAGCGGTTGATGATATTGAAAAACTATATTCATTGGTGAAAAGCAAACAATTAGAGATTTACAAAGAACTGGTCAGAAGTGTATATCGGGTCAACGAAATAGAAGAAATACAAATGGAATTTCTGATTCAAGATCCCAATGGATACTTATTGAGATTTACAAACTGA